In Nitrospiraceae bacterium, the following are encoded in one genomic region:
- a CDS encoding serine hydrolase has protein sequence MTGSRTLDAAMQAAASDGVFPGAVLAVRLRGVLVYEGAAGVVSLDPPGPAVTNDTVYDLASLTKVLATTTALLLLVQEEALHLETRLDAVLPELLGAQVGAVRIRHLLTHSSGLPGWRPFYERVAEREAAEPGFLGSPAARLAVLDYIRNEGFIYDTGARSLYSDLGFMLLGMVVERLTGQSLDRFCEARIYRPAAVSPIGYLPQQWSERSLFGIGRPMTIAPTELDPWRGRLLCGEVHDENACALGGVAGHAGLFGTAGAVLAVSQLWMDGYRGKPGLLEPQLVRQFVARQTVPDSSWALGWDTPTAPSSSGTKFSAGSFGHLGYTGTSLWVDPSRELEVVLLSNRVHPTRRNERIREFRPKIHDLVCQELLGLSAGDQD, from the coding sequence ATGACCGGTTCGCGAACGCTCGATGCCGCAATGCAGGCAGCCGCATCGGACGGTGTGTTTCCGGGAGCGGTGCTTGCCGTAAGGCTCCGGGGCGTACTGGTATATGAAGGCGCAGCGGGAGTGGTTTCTCTCGATCCTCCCGGTCCGGCGGTGACCAATGACACCGTCTATGATTTGGCCTCCCTGACCAAAGTTCTCGCCACCACGACAGCCCTGCTCCTGCTTGTTCAGGAAGAAGCGCTCCATCTCGAGACCCGTCTCGATGCCGTCCTGCCCGAGCTGTTGGGGGCACAAGTTGGAGCCGTGCGGATCCGGCACCTGCTCACGCACAGTTCCGGCCTGCCCGGCTGGCGTCCATTCTATGAGCGTGTGGCGGAGCGGGAGGCCGCTGAACCGGGATTCCTCGGCAGTCCCGCCGCCCGTCTGGCCGTGCTCGACTATATTCGCAACGAGGGCTTCATTTATGACACCGGGGCAAGGAGTCTCTATAGTGATCTCGGGTTCATGTTGTTGGGGATGGTGGTGGAGCGATTGACCGGTCAGTCTCTGGATCGATTTTGCGAAGCGCGCATCTATCGACCGGCTGCCGTGTCCCCGATCGGATATTTGCCCCAGCAGTGGTCGGAACGGAGTCTATTCGGGATTGGGAGGCCGATGACCATTGCGCCGACGGAACTCGATCCATGGCGAGGGAGGTTGCTTTGCGGCGAAGTCCACGATGAAAACGCCTGTGCGCTTGGAGGCGTCGCCGGTCACGCCGGATTGTTTGGTACGGCCGGAGCGGTGTTGGCGGTGTCGCAGCTCTGGATGGACGGCTACCGCGGGAAGCCCGGGCTCTTGGAGCCGCAGCTGGTCAGGCAGTTCGTCGCGCGGCAGACAGTGCCTGATTCGAGTTGGGCATTGGGGTGGGATACTCCCACGGCTCCGTCTTCATCCGGCACGAAATTCTCGGCCGGTTCGTTCGGCCACCTGGGCTATACGGGGACGTCGCTTTGGGTTGATCCCAGCCGGGAACTCGAAGTCGTGCTGCTGTCGAACCGCGTGCATCCGACCAGGCGCAACGAGCGGATCCGGGAGTTCCGCCCGAAGATTCACGATCTGGTCTGTCAGGAATTGCTGGGATTGTCAGCGGGGGATCAGGATTGA
- a CDS encoding CDP-alcohol phosphatidyltransferase family protein gives MNMNVPNSLTILRILLIPVYVGLLNYEQFDYALAVLFIAGLTDALDGTIARVANQRTRLGEVLDPLADKLMLTTGFITLSVMHLVPLWVTILVASRDLILMLGTAVAQFTETRVDISPTALGKGTTLVQLTTLVAVVFFASRRYDLATLDPLLYAMGGVTLMSGLHYLYRGYVHVTTSQA, from the coding sequence ATGAACATGAATGTTCCCAATAGCCTGACGATTCTCCGGATTCTTCTGATTCCGGTGTACGTGGGGCTGTTGAATTACGAGCAGTTCGACTACGCGCTGGCGGTACTGTTCATTGCGGGGCTGACCGACGCCCTGGACGGCACGATCGCACGCGTTGCCAATCAACGGACCAGGCTGGGCGAGGTCCTTGATCCTCTGGCCGACAAGCTCATGCTCACGACCGGCTTCATCACCCTCTCGGTCATGCATCTTGTTCCCCTGTGGGTCACCATTCTCGTGGCGAGCCGCGACTTGATCTTGATGCTGGGAACCGCGGTCGCCCAGTTTACCGAGACGAGGGTGGACATCTCGCCCACGGCCTTGGGCAAGGGGACGACCCTAGTGCAATTGACGACGCTGGTGGCCGTCGTGTTCTTCGCCTCCCGCCGCTATGATCTCGCCACTCTCGATCCGCTCCTTTATGCCATGGGCGGTGTCACCTTGATGTCCGGGCTTCATTATTTGTACCGCGGCTACGTCCACGTCACTACCAGCCAAGCCTGA
- a CDS encoding type II secretion system F family protein, producing the protein MSTFAYVGRTRQGAVKKGELTAKTREEAVDQLRKQNVVVTSLEEKSGKGKFSLKLGSGLTDKDLVVFTRQFGTMINAGLPLIQCLDILSTQSENKVLRETVGEVKNSVEAGSTFSDALKRHPKVFDELYVNMIHAGEVGGLLDTILTRLAKHIEKAMKLKAQIKSAMVYPTAIIGVAVIVISVLMVWVIPIFAKMFAEMSQGKMGLPGPTQLVIDISNFFQSFWYLMLGGFIASVIGIKKYYGTTKGRIFIDRLLLKTPVVGDLIRKASVAKFTRTLGTLITSGVPLLEGLSICAKTSGNKVLEEALMNARISISGGKTISEPLAKSQVFPKMVTHMIAVGESTGALDAMLGKIADFYEDEVDQAVAALTSLLEPMMMVILGTIIGFIVIAMYLPIFTMAQAIG; encoded by the coding sequence ATGAGCACATTCGCATACGTCGGACGAACCCGTCAGGGCGCCGTAAAAAAAGGCGAACTGACCGCCAAAACCCGTGAAGAAGCCGTCGACCAACTTCGCAAGCAAAATGTGGTGGTCACCAGCCTCGAGGAAAAATCCGGGAAGGGCAAGTTTTCGCTGAAACTCGGCAGCGGCCTGACCGACAAGGACCTCGTGGTGTTCACTCGGCAGTTCGGCACCATGATCAACGCCGGGTTGCCGTTGATCCAATGTCTCGACATTCTTTCGACGCAATCGGAAAACAAGGTGCTGCGGGAAACCGTCGGCGAGGTGAAGAACAGCGTCGAGGCCGGCTCGACTTTTTCCGACGCGTTGAAGAGGCACCCCAAGGTGTTCGACGAACTGTATGTGAACATGATCCACGCCGGGGAAGTCGGCGGGTTGCTCGATACCATTCTGACTCGTCTCGCCAAACACATCGAAAAAGCGATGAAGCTGAAGGCCCAGATCAAGTCGGCCATGGTGTACCCGACCGCGATCATCGGTGTGGCCGTGATCGTCATCAGCGTCTTGATGGTGTGGGTCATCCCGATTTTCGCCAAGATGTTCGCCGAAATGTCGCAAGGCAAGATGGGCTTGCCTGGTCCGACACAGCTCGTCATCGATATCAGCAACTTTTTCCAGAGCTTCTGGTACCTCATGCTCGGCGGGTTCATTGCGTCGGTCATCGGGATTAAGAAATATTATGGGACGACCAAAGGCCGCATCTTCATCGACCGCTTGCTGCTGAAGACACCGGTCGTCGGAGACCTGATCCGAAAGGCCTCGGTCGCGAAGTTCACCCGGACGCTCGGGACCCTGATCACCAGCGGCGTGCCGCTGCTCGAAGGGTTGAGCATCTGCGCGAAGACGTCGGGAAACAAGGTCCTCGAGGAAGCGCTGATGAACGCCCGAATCAGCATCAGCGGCGGCAAAACCATCTCGGAGCCCCTGGCCAAAAGCCAAGTATTCCCCAAGATGGTGACCCACATGATTGCCGTTGGCGAATCGACCGGCGCGCTCGACGCGATGTTGGGGAAGATTGCGGACTTTTATGAAGACGAGGTCGACCAGGCGGTGGCGGCCCTGACGTCGTTGTTGGAGCCGATGATGATGGTTATCCTCGGGACCATCATCGGATTCATCGTCATCGCGATGTATTTGCCGATCTTCACCATGGCGCAGGCCATCGGCTAA
- a CDS encoding PAS domain S-box protein, whose product MDELKTRLNWLMGLRVLVVTLLLGLSLAFQVTRGEVVPTFYALIIFTYVITIAYAFLLRTLSSQPNLTLFTWAQVGMDFALETILVARTGGIESPFAVLYVITVTVASLVPRRRVGLVTGSGCTLLFGVVTAAQYFGFFQSLGWLAPSKLTAAETLQTFGVYGLAFMVVGLLSGVLADQLRHADQSLREKEQGLTRLQVFHENIVQSISSGVFTTDEAGRITSFNPAAQEATGYDFAQVKGRSWREVFNWHPSEPSEEATLTSLAPVRFEVECKRADGTRLVLGMTVSPLHEQGRQTGLVGVFKDLTQIRDMEEEMRRKDWLANLGEMSAGMAHEIRNPLGALAGAMQMLRKDVGSDETSQRLMDIAIREAKRLDNIITEFLQYARPPALQLIEHDLNKVLADTLDLIQHEARSRKRIKIATTIAPDSMKAPVDQDQLRQVFWNLATNAFDAMPDGGTLTIGTGFRRIDVGGRRSDVIEISFQDTGEGIPKQNFDKIFLPFFTTKREGSGLGLAQVHRIVDLHGGWVKVESDVGKGARFVVCLPQSTENGVRLWHEGREPWKRF is encoded by the coding sequence ATGGATGAATTGAAAACCAGATTGAATTGGCTCATGGGACTGCGGGTCCTCGTCGTGACCCTGCTGCTGGGTCTGTCGCTCGCCTTTCAGGTGACCAGGGGCGAAGTCGTTCCCACCTTCTATGCCCTGATCATCTTTACGTATGTCATTACGATCGCCTATGCCTTTCTCTTGCGTACCCTGTCTTCCCAACCGAACCTGACCCTTTTTACCTGGGCGCAGGTCGGAATGGACTTCGCGCTCGAGACGATTTTGGTGGCTCGCACGGGCGGTATCGAAAGCCCCTTCGCCGTTCTCTATGTCATCACCGTGACCGTCGCCAGCCTGGTTCCACGCCGGCGGGTCGGCCTCGTGACGGGCAGCGGCTGCACCCTGCTCTTTGGTGTCGTCACGGCGGCGCAATACTTCGGGTTTTTCCAGTCGCTCGGGTGGTTGGCGCCGAGCAAGCTCACGGCGGCCGAAACGCTGCAGACCTTCGGCGTCTATGGATTGGCCTTTATGGTGGTGGGGCTGCTGAGCGGTGTCTTGGCCGATCAGTTGCGCCATGCCGACCAATCGCTGCGCGAGAAGGAACAGGGGCTGACGCGGCTTCAAGTCTTTCACGAGAACATCGTGCAGAGCATCAGCAGCGGGGTGTTTACGACCGATGAGGCCGGCCGCATCACGTCGTTCAACCCGGCCGCGCAGGAGGCGACCGGCTACGACTTCGCCCAGGTGAAGGGCCGATCGTGGCGGGAGGTCTTCAATTGGCACCCGAGTGAACCGTCGGAAGAAGCGACGTTGACCTCGCTGGCGCCCGTGCGATTTGAGGTGGAGTGCAAGCGTGCGGACGGCACTCGCCTGGTGCTGGGCATGACCGTGTCGCCGCTGCATGAGCAGGGACGGCAGACCGGGTTGGTCGGGGTCTTCAAGGACCTGACCCAAATCCGGGATATGGAAGAGGAGATGCGGCGTAAAGATTGGCTCGCCAATCTCGGAGAGATGTCGGCGGGGATGGCGCATGAGATTCGTAACCCGCTGGGCGCCCTGGCCGGCGCCATGCAGATGTTGCGCAAGGATGTCGGATCGGACGAGACCAGTCAGCGTCTGATGGATATCGCCATCCGTGAAGCCAAGCGCCTAGACAACATCATCACGGAATTTCTTCAGTACGCCAGGCCTCCGGCCCTGCAGTTGATCGAGCATGATTTGAACAAAGTCCTTGCCGATACGCTCGATCTGATCCAACATGAAGCCAGGTCGAGGAAACGCATCAAGATCGCAACGACGATCGCGCCGGATTCTATGAAGGCGCCCGTGGATCAAGATCAACTGCGGCAGGTCTTCTGGAATTTGGCGACCAACGCCTTCGATGCGATGCCCGACGGCGGCACGCTGACGATCGGGACCGGTTTCAGGAGAATCGACGTGGGCGGACGGCGCTCGGATGTGATCGAAATTTCCTTTCAAGATACTGGCGAAGGTATTCCCAAGCAGAACTTCGACAAGATTTTTCTTCCGTTTTTCACGACCAAGAGAGAAGGCTCGGGGCTGGGATTGGCCCAGGTGCACCGCATCGTGGATCTGCACGGTGGGTGGGTCAAGGTGGAAAGCGACGTCGGCAAGGGCGCGCGCTTTGTCGTGTGTCTGCCGCAGTCGACGGAGAACGGCGTGCGTTTGTGGCATGAGGGAAGGGAACCGTGGAAAAGATTTTAG
- a CDS encoding sigma-54-dependent Fis family transcriptional regulator, with the protein MEKILVVDDEQSLRDVLSIMLKRAGYAVTVAADGEEAIANLQKEIFDLVITDLRMPKIGGLEVLKAVKAASPETVVLMITAFASADSAVEAMKHGAYDYLTKPFQVDEVQLIIRNALERRRLSTENMLLKREMASHSSFSQIIGQSEAMQKVYEVIKKVADSKSNVLIGGESGTGKELVARAIHYNSARAQMPFVTVNCSAVPETLLESELFGHMKGSFTGAVSNKAGLFEVANGGTIFLDEIGDTTPAIQVKLLRVIQEREFRRVGGTQDVKVDVRIIAATNRDLEKAVAEGAFREDLYYRLDVIPIRLPPLRMRSGDIPLLSQHFLEKFAKESGKPVPTMSQEAMRVLLAHEWRGNVRELENVIERVVAFTTGSSVTDADIRGWLHKPVSTQQALPTDLPEDGLDLEGLINSIEKDLLLKALERSQWVKKRAARLLRLNTRSFRYRLEKYEIKGGRD; encoded by the coding sequence GTGGAAAAGATTTTAGTCGTCGATGACGAACAGAGCTTGCGGGACGTGCTCAGCATCATGCTGAAGCGGGCGGGGTACGCCGTCACGGTCGCGGCCGACGGCGAAGAGGCGATCGCGAATCTTCAGAAGGAAATCTTTGACCTTGTCATTACCGACCTGCGGATGCCGAAGATCGGTGGGCTCGAGGTGTTGAAGGCCGTCAAGGCCGCGTCTCCCGAGACCGTGGTGCTCATGATTACGGCGTTTGCCTCGGCCGATTCCGCCGTCGAAGCGATGAAGCACGGCGCCTATGACTATCTCACCAAGCCGTTCCAAGTGGATGAAGTGCAGCTCATCATCCGCAACGCCCTCGAGCGCCGCCGCCTCTCCACCGAGAACATGCTGCTCAAGCGGGAGATGGCGAGCCACTCGTCTTTTTCCCAGATCATCGGCCAAAGCGAGGCGATGCAGAAGGTCTACGAGGTCATCAAGAAGGTCGCCGACTCCAAGAGCAACGTGCTGATCGGCGGAGAGAGCGGTACCGGTAAGGAACTGGTGGCGCGGGCGATCCATTACAACAGTGCCCGCGCGCAGATGCCGTTCGTGACCGTCAATTGCAGTGCGGTACCGGAAACGCTGCTGGAGAGCGAGCTGTTCGGGCACATGAAGGGTTCGTTCACGGGGGCCGTGTCGAACAAGGCCGGACTGTTCGAGGTGGCGAACGGCGGCACGATCTTTCTGGACGAAATCGGCGACACGACGCCCGCCATACAGGTGAAGCTGCTCCGGGTGATCCAGGAACGCGAATTTCGTCGGGTGGGTGGTACGCAGGACGTCAAGGTGGATGTGCGGATCATTGCTGCGACCAACCGGGATCTGGAAAAAGCCGTGGCCGAAGGAGCGTTCCGTGAAGACCTGTACTATCGGCTGGACGTCATTCCGATCCGCCTCCCGCCGTTGCGAATGCGGTCGGGCGACATTCCCCTTCTGTCGCAACATTTCTTGGAGAAATTTGCCAAGGAAAGTGGTAAACCAGTTCCGACGATGAGCCAGGAGGCCATGCGTGTCCTGTTGGCGCATGAATGGCGGGGAAACGTTCGAGAACTGGAAAACGTGATCGAACGCGTCGTGGCCTTCACCACGGGATCGTCGGTGACGGATGCGGATATTCGCGGATGGTTGCACAAGCCGGTGAGCACACAGCAAGCGCTCCCGACCGATCTGCCGGAAGACGGGTTGGATCTGGAAGGGCTCATCAACTCCATCGAAAAGGATCTGCTGCTGAAGGCCTTGGAGCGCAGCCAGTGGGTCAAGAAACGGGCCGCACGGTTGTTGCGGCTGAATACCCGATCGTTCCGGTACCGCCTCGAAAAGTATGAAATCAAAGGAGGCCGGGATTAG
- the ispE gene encoding 4-(cytidine 5'-diphospho)-2-C-methyl-D-erythritol kinase: MTATNLVVQAPAKINPILRVLERRPDGFHAVWSVMQTVGLEDDLAIQVRPGGTGRIDLSCDQPGLAVDQSNLVHRAARLVLDRSGQRADVSIRLTKRIPMGAGLGGGSSDAAATMIGLDRALSLGWSLGLMSEVGAQLGSDVPFFFVAPSACVTGRGEVVQPIRLSGHRWIVLVNPGFPVETKWAYQQLSSTRGAVRPVSDTMKHLASGAAVAWESLSLLAENDFEPPVFEAHPVLGEIKRHLLTHGAEAALLSGSGATVFGVFAEQATAGGAAASWGNRPGMKVFVVPTCDKGIQVTSG, encoded by the coding sequence GTGACAGCGACCAACCTGGTAGTTCAGGCTCCCGCCAAGATCAATCCCATTCTCCGCGTGCTCGAACGCCGGCCGGACGGCTTTCATGCGGTCTGGTCCGTCATGCAGACCGTCGGTCTGGAAGACGACCTGGCCATTCAAGTTCGACCGGGCGGGACCGGGCGGATCGATCTTTCCTGTGATCAACCGGGCCTGGCAGTGGATCAATCGAACCTCGTTCATCGCGCCGCCCGGCTGGTGTTGGACCGATCGGGACAGCGTGCCGACGTGTCGATTCGACTGACCAAGCGAATTCCGATGGGCGCCGGGTTGGGTGGGGGCAGCAGCGATGCCGCCGCCACAATGATAGGTTTGGATCGGGCGTTAAGCCTGGGCTGGTCACTGGGCCTGATGAGTGAAGTAGGGGCACAACTGGGTAGCGACGTGCCGTTCTTTTTCGTGGCGCCTTCGGCCTGTGTGACCGGCCGGGGTGAAGTGGTTCAGCCGATCCGGCTGTCGGGGCATCGCTGGATCGTGTTGGTGAATCCCGGGTTTCCGGTGGAAACCAAGTGGGCGTATCAGCAGCTTTCCTCCACAAGAGGCGCAGTGAGGCCTGTGTCGGACACCATGAAGCACCTTGCGTCCGGAGCCGCGGTTGCTTGGGAAAGCCTGAGCCTGCTTGCCGAGAACGACTTTGAGCCTCCCGTATTTGAAGCCCATCCGGTCTTGGGCGAGATTAAGCGGCATCTCCTGACCCATGGTGCCGAGGCAGCGTTGTTATCGGGCAGCGGAGCCACCGTGTTCGGGGTCTTTGCCGAGCAGGCAACGGCGGGGGGTGCGGCTGCATCCTGGGGTAATCGTCCCGGCATGAAAGTCTTCGTTGTCCCAACCTGCGACAAGGGCATCCAGGTGACTTCCGGTTGA
- a CDS encoding ribose-phosphate pyrophosphokinase: MNRELKLFSGSANLALAQDICKYLGIPLGCATVSSFSDGEIRIRIDENVRGADVFVSQSCCSPVNDSIMEMLIMIDALKRSSANRITAVIPYFGYARQDRKDQPRVPISAKLVADLVTTAGADRVLTMDLHASQIQGFFNIPVDHLYALPVLMDYITKRKIEDLVVVSPDAGGVERARAFAKRLQANLAIIDKRREGPNQAQVMNIIGDVQGKSALLLDDMIDTAGTIVQGAQACFDKGAREVWAGCTHGVLSGPALERLQNSCLTQVVVTDSIPLRGKEIKCPKLHVLSVAPLLGEAIRRIHEDESVSSLFV, translated from the coding sequence ATGAATAGGGAACTGAAGCTCTTCTCGGGCAGCGCCAATCTTGCGCTTGCGCAGGATATCTGTAAGTATTTGGGGATTCCGCTCGGTTGCGCCACGGTCTCGTCGTTCAGCGACGGCGAAATCCGCATCAGGATCGATGAAAACGTGCGCGGTGCCGATGTTTTTGTGAGCCAATCCTGTTGCTCGCCGGTCAACGATTCGATCATGGAAATGCTGATCATGATCGACGCGCTGAAGCGCTCGTCGGCCAATCGTATTACCGCCGTCATTCCCTACTTCGGCTACGCCAGGCAGGATCGTAAGGACCAGCCACGTGTGCCGATCTCCGCGAAGTTGGTGGCGGATCTTGTGACCACGGCCGGTGCCGACCGGGTGCTCACGATGGATTTGCACGCGAGCCAGATTCAAGGTTTCTTCAATATTCCAGTTGATCACCTGTATGCGTTGCCGGTCCTGATGGACTACATCACCAAGCGCAAAATCGAGGATCTCGTGGTGGTGTCGCCCGATGCCGGCGGCGTGGAGCGGGCGCGGGCCTTCGCCAAACGGTTGCAGGCGAATTTGGCCATCATCGACAAACGTCGAGAGGGGCCGAACCAAGCCCAGGTGATGAACATCATCGGCGACGTGCAGGGCAAGAGCGCGTTGTTGCTCGACGACATGATCGATACCGCCGGCACGATCGTCCAAGGCGCGCAGGCTTGCTTCGACAAGGGAGCCCGTGAAGTTTGGGCCGGTTGTACGCACGGTGTCTTGTCCGGCCCGGCACTGGAACGCTTGCAGAATTCCTGTCTCACGCAGGTCGTGGTGACTGATTCCATTCCCTTGCGCGGCAAGGAAATAAAGTGTCCGAAGTTGCATGTATTGTCCGTGGCGCCCCTGCTGGGAGAAGCCATCCGGCGCATCCATGAAGATGAATCGGTGAGTTCGTTGTTCGTGTAG
- a CDS encoding 50S ribosomal protein L25: MKFEMNAEIRQQGGKGQARQLRRSGKVPAVLYGQGECLLLSVSPEELVKVLRAQTGSTALITLTVKGTSGKPTRTALLRDYQVEPVDGNVLHADFFEVSMDKPIRVKVPVHLTGGQPVGVKDGGVLHHVLRDIHIECLPAALPDFIEVDASGLHINQGIHLKELPRAAGLRFLDDPDHMVVSVAAPMSDAKLEALLTSTAGGAEGAKEPEVAAKGKAAAEAAAGGAEGAAKAGAAAEAKPGAAAAPKAEKKEPEKKK; the protein is encoded by the coding sequence ATGAAATTCGAGATGAACGCGGAAATCAGACAACAGGGCGGCAAGGGACAGGCCCGCCAATTGCGGCGTTCGGGGAAAGTGCCGGCCGTGTTGTATGGACAGGGAGAGTGCCTGCTGTTGAGCGTAAGCCCGGAAGAACTGGTGAAGGTGCTCCGCGCCCAGACCGGTTCCACCGCGCTGATTACCTTGACGGTGAAGGGGACTTCCGGTAAGCCGACGCGCACTGCGCTCCTTCGGGACTACCAGGTGGAACCGGTGGACGGCAACGTGCTGCACGCCGATTTCTTCGAGGTTTCGATGGATAAGCCGATTCGCGTCAAGGTGCCGGTGCACCTGACGGGCGGTCAGCCGGTGGGCGTCAAGGACGGCGGTGTGCTGCACCACGTGTTGCGCGACATCCACATCGAATGTCTCCCGGCGGCACTGCCGGATTTCATTGAAGTCGACGCATCGGGTCTCCACATCAACCAGGGCATCCATCTGAAGGAATTGCCCCGGGCAGCCGGACTCCGGTTCCTCGATGATCCGGATCACATGGTCGTGAGCGTGGCGGCGCCGATGTCCGATGCGAAGCTCGAAGCCTTGCTCACCAGCACAGCTGGTGGAGCCGAAGGGGCGAAGGAGCCGGAAGTGGCGGCGAAGGGGAAAGCGGCGGCTGAAGCGGCGGCCGGCGGCGCCGAGGGCGCGGCCAAGGCCGGAGCGGCGGCCGAAGCAAAGCCCGGTGCTGCGGCGGCTCCGAAGGCCGAGAAGAAGGAACCGGAGAAGAAGAAGTAG
- the pth gene encoding aminoacyl-tRNA hydrolase: protein MRLIVGLGNPGPDYAETRHNVGCWVIERAAARWSIRLARKGVAMRGSGRARSKLVELAGMLDWMNVTGPPLKGLLRELSLTADDLVIVHDDLDLEPGRLRIRPSGGSGGHNGLKSIIDALGTANFVRVKIGIGRPAPGQDSADYVLEDVGKDERAVYDPCLERAVDALEILLNRDVAAAMNQFNVRPRETDQT from the coding sequence TTGCGTCTGATTGTTGGGTTGGGCAATCCCGGCCCCGACTATGCCGAGACCAGGCACAATGTCGGATGCTGGGTCATCGAACGGGCCGCCGCGCGTTGGTCCATCCGCCTCGCAAGGAAAGGGGTGGCCATGCGCGGGTCGGGCCGGGCCCGCTCCAAGCTGGTCGAGTTGGCCGGCATGCTGGACTGGATGAACGTCACCGGTCCTCCCCTCAAGGGCCTCCTGCGCGAGTTGAGCCTCACCGCCGACGACCTCGTGATCGTCCATGACGATTTGGATTTGGAACCGGGGCGTCTGCGCATCAGACCGTCGGGCGGAAGCGGTGGGCACAACGGCCTCAAATCCATCATCGACGCCCTTGGGACCGCAAACTTCGTTCGCGTGAAGATCGGGATCGGCCGTCCAGCCCCCGGTCAGGACTCCGCCGATTACGTGTTGGAAGACGTAGGCAAGGACGAGCGGGCGGTATACGATCCCTGCCTGGAACGGGCCGTGGATGCCTTGGAAATACTGTTGAACCGGGACGTTGCCGCTGCGATGAATCAGTTCAATGTCCGGCCCCGTGAAACGGATCAGACCTGA
- the ychF gene encoding redox-regulated ATPase YchF, whose amino-acid sequence MGLCCGMIGLPNVGKTTVYNALTGGGALAANYPFATVDPNTGVAVVPDPRLRVLTDIFKSKKTTYSTLEVRDIAGLVEGASKGEGLGNQFLGHIREVDALLHVVRCFQGTDVVHVSGGVDPIRDIGTIETELMLADLETLDRRKQKTEKKVRAGEKKAAGEVAFIQKLMELLDKGQWLGNLSYTPDERAMLTEFQLLAAKPVLFVANVSENAAADEPLVKAVRELADKRSSRVVTICGQFEAELSSLPEAERDDFLKEMGLTESGLVRLTREAYTLLRIVTFFTAGEIESRAWPIPEGTKAPQAAGKIHTDMERGFIRAEVYHYDDLLACGSEAKVKEKGLFRLEGKDYVIKEADIVYFRFAV is encoded by the coding sequence ATGGGTCTCTGCTGCGGAATGATCGGGCTCCCGAACGTCGGAAAGACAACGGTCTACAACGCATTGACGGGTGGTGGAGCGCTGGCGGCGAACTATCCCTTCGCCACCGTGGATCCCAACACCGGCGTCGCCGTTGTCCCGGACCCGCGCCTCCGCGTGCTGACCGATATATTCAAGTCGAAGAAAACGACCTATAGCACCTTGGAGGTCCGTGATATCGCCGGCCTCGTCGAGGGAGCGAGCAAGGGCGAGGGATTGGGCAACCAGTTCCTGGGCCACATTCGCGAGGTCGATGCGTTGCTGCACGTCGTGCGCTGTTTTCAGGGAACCGACGTGGTCCACGTCAGCGGCGGAGTGGATCCCATTCGCGACATCGGCACCATCGAGACGGAGCTGATGCTGGCCGACCTGGAGACGCTGGATCGCCGGAAGCAGAAGACTGAGAAGAAAGTGCGGGCGGGCGAGAAGAAGGCCGCGGGGGAAGTCGCCTTCATCCAGAAACTGATGGAGTTGCTCGACAAGGGGCAGTGGCTCGGCAACCTCTCCTATACGCCGGATGAACGGGCCATGCTCACCGAGTTTCAATTGCTCGCGGCAAAACCGGTGCTGTTCGTCGCCAACGTTTCCGAGAATGCCGCGGCGGATGAGCCGTTGGTCAAGGCGGTGCGGGAGTTGGCCGACAAACGTAGCTCGCGGGTCGTGACGATCTGCGGCCAGTTCGAAGCGGAGCTGTCTTCCTTGCCTGAGGCCGAGCGCGACGATTTCCTCAAGGAAATGGGTTTGACGGAGTCCGGCTTGGTGCGACTGACCCGCGAAGCCTATACCCTGCTCAGGATCGTGACATTCTTCACGGCGGGCGAAATCGAATCGCGCGCCTGGCCCATTCCCGAAGGGACCAAGGCGCCGCAAGCGGCCGGAAAGATCCACACCGATATGGAGCGGGGATTTATCCGGGCCGAGGTCTACCACTACGACGACCTGCTGGCCTGCGGCAGCGAGGCGAAGGTAAAGGAAAAGGGCTTGTTTCGTCTCGAGGGCAAAGACTACGTGATCAAAGAGGCAGATATCGTCTACTTCCGCTTCGCCGTCTAG